One genomic window of Salvia miltiorrhiza cultivar Shanhuang (shh) chromosome 4, IMPLAD_Smil_shh, whole genome shotgun sequence includes the following:
- the LOC131019434 gene encoding protein RAE1-like isoform X1, with amino-acid sequence MATFGASTTNANPNRSTEVLSPPSDSVSSLCFSSKANHLVATSWDNQVRCWEVMKSGTTVNTVPKASISHDQPVLCSAWKDDGTTVFSGGCDKQVKMWPLLSGGQPVTVAMHDAPVKELAWIPEMSLLVTGSWDKTLRYWDLRQQNPTWVQQLPERCYALTVKHPLMVVGTADRNLVVFNLQNPQTEFKRVVSPLKYQTRCLAAFPDQQGFLVGSIEGRVGVHHLDDAQSSKNFTFKCHRDGNDIYSVNSLNFHPVHQTFATAGSDGAFNFWDKDSKQRLKAMLRCSQPIPCSTFNHDGSIFAYSVCYDWSKGAENHNPSAAKTNIYLHLPQVQFMISNLCFGFSSLILMSPVLKMNIVSFVAGG; translated from the exons ATGGCTACATTCGGCGCTTCAACGACTAACGCCAATCCTAATCGTTCGACTGAG GTGTTGTCACCTCCGAGTGATTCAGTTTCGAGCCTGTGTTTTAGTTCTAAGGCCAATCATTTGGTCGCTACGTCGTGGGATAATCAG GTACGATGTTGGGAGGTGATGAAATCAGGAACCACTGTGAACACTGTACCTAAGGCTTCAATATCACATGATCAACCG GTCTTATGCTCAGCTTGGAAGGATGATGGAACAACTGTATTTTCTGGTGGCTGTGACAAACAAGTCAAGATGTGGCCATTATTATCTGGTGGCCAACCTGTTACTGTAGCCATGCATGATGCTCCTGTTAAAGAGCTTGCTTGGATCCCAGAAATGAGTCTCTTAGTCACAGGAAGCTGGGATAAGACACTTAG GTATTGGGATCTGAGACAGCAGAATCCAACTTGGGTGCAGCAGCTTCCTGAACGCTGCTATGCGCTTACTGTTAAACATCCTCTTATGGTTGTTGGCACTGCAGATAGAAATCTTGTAGTTTTCAACCTGCAGAACCCTCAG ACAGAGTTCAAGAGAGTCGTGTCACCATTGAAGTACCAGACTAGGTGTTTAGCTGCATTCCCAGATCAGCAAGGCTTCTTA GTTGGCTCAATTGAAGGCAGAGTTGGGGTACACCACCTTGATGATGCACAATCAAGTAAAAATTTTACTTTCAAATGTCACAGAGATGGCAATGACATTTACTCTGTCAACTCACTGAATTTTCATCCT GTACACCAGACATTTGCAACTGCTGGATCCGATGGTGCCTTTAACTTTTGGGACAAAGATAGCAAACAGAGGCTTAAG GCTATGCTGAGGTGCAGTCAGCCAATACCTTGCAGCACTTTCAACCATGACGGATCAATATTTGCATACTCG GTTTGTTACGACTGGAGCAAAGGTGCTGAAAATCACAATCCATCAGCAGCAAAGACCAATATTTACCTACATCTGCCCCAGGTGCAGTTCATGATTTCGAACTTATGTTTTGGTTTCTCTTCTCTCATTCTCATGAGTCCAGTGCTTAAAATGAACATTGTATCTTTCGTCGCAGGAGGCTGA
- the LOC131019434 gene encoding protein RAE1-like isoform X2, producing the protein MATFGASTTNANPNRSTEVLSPPSDSVSSLCFSSKANHLVATSWDNQVRCWEVMKSGTTVNTVPKASISHDQPVLCSAWKDDGTTVFSGGCDKQVKMWPLLSGGQPVTVAMHDAPVKELAWIPEMSLLVTGSWDKTLRYWDLRQQNPTWVQQLPERCYALTVKHPLMVVGTADRNLVVFNLQNPQTEFKRVVSPLKYQTRCLAAFPDQQGFLVGSIEGRVGVHHLDDAQSSKNFTFKCHRDGNDIYSVNSLNFHPVHQTFATAGSDGAFNFWDKDSKQRLKAMLRCSQPIPCSTFNHDGSIFAYSVCYDWSKGAENHNPSAAKTNIYLHLPQEAEVKGKPRAGTSNRK; encoded by the exons ATGGCTACATTCGGCGCTTCAACGACTAACGCCAATCCTAATCGTTCGACTGAG GTGTTGTCACCTCCGAGTGATTCAGTTTCGAGCCTGTGTTTTAGTTCTAAGGCCAATCATTTGGTCGCTACGTCGTGGGATAATCAG GTACGATGTTGGGAGGTGATGAAATCAGGAACCACTGTGAACACTGTACCTAAGGCTTCAATATCACATGATCAACCG GTCTTATGCTCAGCTTGGAAGGATGATGGAACAACTGTATTTTCTGGTGGCTGTGACAAACAAGTCAAGATGTGGCCATTATTATCTGGTGGCCAACCTGTTACTGTAGCCATGCATGATGCTCCTGTTAAAGAGCTTGCTTGGATCCCAGAAATGAGTCTCTTAGTCACAGGAAGCTGGGATAAGACACTTAG GTATTGGGATCTGAGACAGCAGAATCCAACTTGGGTGCAGCAGCTTCCTGAACGCTGCTATGCGCTTACTGTTAAACATCCTCTTATGGTTGTTGGCACTGCAGATAGAAATCTTGTAGTTTTCAACCTGCAGAACCCTCAG ACAGAGTTCAAGAGAGTCGTGTCACCATTGAAGTACCAGACTAGGTGTTTAGCTGCATTCCCAGATCAGCAAGGCTTCTTA GTTGGCTCAATTGAAGGCAGAGTTGGGGTACACCACCTTGATGATGCACAATCAAGTAAAAATTTTACTTTCAAATGTCACAGAGATGGCAATGACATTTACTCTGTCAACTCACTGAATTTTCATCCT GTACACCAGACATTTGCAACTGCTGGATCCGATGGTGCCTTTAACTTTTGGGACAAAGATAGCAAACAGAGGCTTAAG GCTATGCTGAGGTGCAGTCAGCCAATACCTTGCAGCACTTTCAACCATGACGGATCAATATTTGCATACTCG GTTTGTTACGACTGGAGCAAAGGTGCTGAAAATCACAATCCATCAGCAGCAAAGACCAATATTTACCTACATCTGCCCCAG GAGGCTGAGGTCAAGGGCAAACCGCGGGCTGGAACGAGCAACCGAAAATGA